The following proteins come from a genomic window of Phycisphaeraceae bacterium:
- a CDS encoding TIGR00159 family protein, with translation MSYEIINELVHRIRGYPLHAVIVELVVLWIAVYLFMRILRGTRGARVIKAVALILLVATPVVRILTTDNEYERINYLYSRFITIAMITMVVVFQPELRRALVRLGDAPIFRGAGLRHARVIDAVIDAVLELSKAKTGAIIALERDIALDGVVVAGIPIDAIVSAELLTTIFKPGSALHDMAVVIREDRVVSAGVQLPLAEGEAFTAGLGSRHRAAIGLTQETDAVVVIVSEETGTISVARRGNLLRQLSADDLRNLLTRGEAPKKKRRAANSKSLAA, from the coding sequence TTGTCCTACGAAATCATTAACGAGCTTGTCCATCGCATCAGGGGGTATCCGCTCCACGCCGTCATCGTTGAGCTGGTGGTGCTGTGGATCGCCGTTTACCTGTTCATGCGAATCCTGCGCGGCACACGAGGGGCCCGTGTGATCAAGGCCGTCGCCCTGATCCTCCTGGTGGCGACGCCGGTGGTCCGCATCCTGACGACGGACAACGAATACGAGCGGATCAACTACCTCTACAGCCGTTTCATCACCATCGCGATGATCACGATGGTCGTTGTATTCCAACCGGAGCTGCGTCGTGCCCTGGTGCGGCTGGGGGATGCTCCGATCTTCCGCGGAGCCGGCCTCAGACATGCGCGAGTCATCGATGCGGTGATCGACGCCGTGCTGGAGTTAAGCAAAGCGAAAACCGGCGCAATCATCGCTTTGGAGCGTGACATCGCGCTCGACGGCGTCGTGGTCGCAGGTATCCCGATCGATGCGATCGTCAGTGCCGAACTCCTGACGACCATTTTCAAACCCGGCAGCGCACTGCATGACATGGCCGTGGTCATCCGAGAGGACCGCGTGGTGTCGGCAGGCGTGCAGCTCCCGCTGGCGGAGGGTGAGGCATTCACGGCCGGGCTGGGATCGCGACACCGTGCCGCGATCGGACTGACACAGGAAACCGATGCCGTGGTCGTCATCGTCAGCGAGGAGACCGGCACGATCAGCGTCGCCCGCCGGGGTAATCTGCTGCGTCAGCTCTCCGCCGACGATTTACGCAACCTACTGACCCGAGGCGAAGCGCCGAAGAAGAAGCGTCGCGCCGCCAACAGCAAGAGCCTCGCCGCCTAA
- a CDS encoding HAD-IIA family hydrolase: protein MRFSDFDAILFDMDGTLYREHHALPGVAEVLARLRGAGCRMACITNNSANTAPELSARLAKMGVEVAPEMIFTACHAMADTITERWRTPRVFNFAGSALPHELGQRATLVERLDGPCDVVAVGTHFRENAVAFDFEQSLIGLNHLRKGAQLVVGCADRVFPIQGGDVEFGSGSWGMLFTYAANLPPSRVTYAGKPEPGFFLSLCRRMGFDPKRCLIVGDNLESDIAGGQSVGMTTALILTGITSEEEARAHHVRPDMVVSGMDDLWAKLR, encoded by the coding sequence ATGCGATTCTCGGATTTTGACGCAATTCTCTTCGACATGGACGGCACGCTCTACCGTGAACATCACGCGCTGCCGGGTGTGGCGGAGGTGCTCGCAAGGCTGCGCGGAGCCGGATGCCGGATGGCGTGCATCACCAACAACAGCGCCAACACCGCCCCGGAATTATCCGCACGATTGGCGAAAATGGGTGTGGAAGTCGCGCCGGAAATGATCTTCACCGCGTGTCACGCCATGGCGGACACGATCACCGAACGCTGGCGGACACCTCGTGTCTTCAACTTCGCCGGCAGTGCCCTGCCCCATGAGCTTGGCCAACGCGCCACGCTGGTAGAGCGGCTCGATGGACCCTGCGATGTCGTCGCGGTCGGTACGCATTTCCGTGAAAACGCTGTGGCCTTCGACTTTGAACAGTCGCTGATCGGCCTCAATCACCTGCGCAAGGGCGCACAACTGGTGGTTGGTTGCGCAGATCGGGTATTCCCCATTCAAGGCGGGGATGTGGAGTTTGGTTCGGGAAGCTGGGGCATGCTTTTCACCTATGCTGCGAATCTTCCTCCCTCGCGTGTGACTTATGCGGGCAAACCGGAGCCGGGTTTCTTTCTCTCGCTTTGTCGCCGCATGGGTTTTGATCCTAAACGCTGCCTGATCGTCGGCGACAATCTCGAATCAGACATCGCCGGCGGGCAATCCGTGGGCATGACCACCGCGTTGATCCTCACGGGTATCACCAGCGAGGAGGAAGCCAGAGCGCACCACGTGCGGCCGGATATGGTTGTGTCAGGTATGGATGATCTGTGGGCTAAGCTCCGCTGA
- a CDS encoding glutamate-5-semialdehyde dehydrogenase encodes MDVRTYCQNLADRAQAASRVLMSTPGSVRTAALRRVATRLVEQAASIKEANARDLAAGEQAGLSKPMLDRLKLDDKRISAMADAVMQIADQVDPIGQVIEGAVRPNGLRIQKIRVPIGVVLFIYESRPNVTSDAAALCIKSGNALILRGGKEAAHSNAVIVKVIQDAMEQSGIVKDAVQFVETTDRAAVGELLKLEGKIDVCIPRGGESLIRAVVEQSLIPVIKHYTGNCHIYVDATADADSTVDICVNAKVQKPSACNAVETILFHQQAVQRGLLRRVCDALVNKGVEIRGDEATHAVFSAAKNASEQDWYTEYLDLIVAVKVVDSLDQAIDHINVYGSHHTDAILTGDLKAADQFVQRVDAAGVFVNCSTRFADGGEYGLGAEIGISTDKLHARGPMGAADITTYKWVAYGTGQVRP; translated from the coding sequence ATGGATGTGCGTACCTACTGTCAAAATCTCGCTGACCGCGCGCAGGCCGCCAGCCGCGTGCTGATGTCAACACCCGGCTCGGTGCGTACCGCCGCCCTGCGCCGCGTGGCAACACGTCTGGTGGAACAAGCAGCCTCGATCAAGGAAGCCAACGCCCGCGATCTGGCCGCCGGGGAACAGGCTGGACTTTCCAAGCCGATGCTCGATCGGCTGAAGCTCGACGACAAGCGGATCTCCGCAATGGCCGACGCCGTGATGCAGATTGCCGACCAGGTGGACCCGATCGGGCAGGTCATCGAGGGGGCGGTTCGTCCCAACGGCCTGCGTATCCAGAAAATTCGTGTACCGATCGGCGTGGTGCTTTTCATTTATGAAAGCCGCCCGAATGTCACCTCCGATGCCGCCGCTCTGTGCATCAAGAGCGGTAATGCGTTAATCCTCCGTGGCGGTAAAGAAGCCGCGCACTCCAACGCTGTCATCGTGAAAGTGATCCAGGATGCGATGGAGCAGTCGGGGATCGTCAAAGACGCTGTGCAGTTTGTGGAAACGACCGACCGCGCCGCCGTCGGTGAACTCCTCAAGCTCGAAGGCAAAATCGACGTCTGCATTCCTCGCGGCGGTGAGTCGCTGATTCGTGCTGTCGTCGAACAGTCGCTGATCCCCGTAATCAAACACTACACCGGCAACTGCCACATCTATGTGGACGCCACCGCCGATGCGGATTCAACCGTCGATATCTGTGTCAACGCCAAGGTGCAGAAGCCCTCGGCCTGCAATGCCGTGGAGACGATTCTCTTTCATCAGCAGGCGGTTCAGCGCGGCCTGCTCCGGCGCGTCTGTGATGCCCTGGTCAATAAAGGCGTGGAGATACGAGGCGATGAAGCGACTCACGCCGTCTTCTCCGCAGCAAAGAACGCTTCCGAGCAGGACTGGTACACGGAATATCTCGATCTGATCGTCGCGGTGAAAGTCGTGGACAGCCTCGATCAGGCGATCGACCACATCAATGTTTACGGCTCGCACCACACGGATGCCATCCTCACCGGCGATCTCAAGGCTGCGGACCAGTTCGTCCAGCGTGTCGATGCGGCTGGCGTATTCGTCAACTGCTCGACACGATTCGCGGATGGCGGCGAATACGGCCTGGGCGCGGAGATCGGCATCAGCACCGACAAACTCCACGCCCGCGGTCCGATGGGTGCCGCCGACATCACAACCTACAAATGGGTCGCCTACGGCACAGGACAGGTGCGGCCCTGA
- a CDS encoding MoxR family ATPase, with protein sequence MQRLERLRANIQRAFLGNQTAIEKVIVCLLARGHVLIEDVPGVGKTILASSLARSLDCTLSRIQLTPDMLPGDVLGVTIWDQHKSEFVFKPGPIFSNIVLADEINRTTPRTQSALLEAMNEAQVSIDGHTRKLIQPFIVVATQNPFEFEGTYFLPESQLDRFLMRIHLGYPSQEDEARILEIDPARTALNDLKPVMTAQDLVELQEQVHKVTIDPALTNYVIQIANATRTNDQLQIGVSPRGSLALVQAARATAMLHKRDYVVPDDIISNVIPVCAHRIITKTYTHDADGIAASRIMQQVLETIPSPA encoded by the coding sequence ATGCAGAGGCTCGAACGCCTTCGTGCAAACATTCAGCGAGCTTTTCTGGGAAATCAGACCGCCATTGAAAAGGTCATCGTCTGTCTCCTCGCGCGTGGTCATGTCCTCATCGAGGACGTCCCCGGCGTGGGCAAGACCATCCTCGCCTCCTCACTGGCGCGCAGCCTCGATTGCACCCTCAGCCGTATTCAACTGACGCCTGACATGCTCCCCGGCGATGTTCTGGGTGTCACCATTTGGGATCAGCATAAGAGTGAGTTTGTCTTCAAGCCCGGCCCGATTTTTTCCAACATCGTCCTGGCTGACGAAATCAATCGCACCACTCCTCGCACACAGTCCGCTCTGCTCGAAGCGATGAACGAGGCGCAGGTCTCGATCGACGGCCACACACGGAAACTCATTCAGCCTTTCATCGTGGTGGCGACGCAGAATCCGTTTGAGTTTGAGGGCACTTATTTTCTGCCTGAGAGCCAGCTTGACCGCTTCCTGATGCGGATCCATCTGGGTTATCCGAGTCAGGAAGACGAGGCACGCATTCTGGAGATCGATCCCGCCCGGACTGCGCTGAACGATCTCAAACCAGTGATGACAGCTCAGGATCTCGTTGAGCTTCAGGAGCAGGTTCACAAGGTCACCATCGACCCGGCATTGACGAATTACGTGATCCAGATCGCCAACGCAACGCGGACGAACGATCAACTTCAGATCGGCGTCTCGCCGCGAGGTTCACTCGCCCTCGTGCAGGCGGCAAGGGCGACAGCGATGCTGCACAAACGTGACTACGTTGTGCCCGATGACATTATTTCGAACGTGATTCCGGTCTGCGCCCACCGCATCATCACGAAGACCTACACGCACGATGCGGATGGCATCGCCGCCAGCCGGATCATGCAACAGGTGCTGGAAACGATCCCCAGCCCGGCGTAG
- the hflX gene encoding GTPase HflX, whose amino-acid sequence MEESERSSSTVVQERAILIACLLPGHHADPHDPLGELRSLADTAGAIVVDELMQNKQKPEAKTFIGKGKVVEVAELVRVHKADVVIFDNDLSPSQIGNIEEVTKCKVIDRSELILDIFAARARTHEARLQVELAQLQYTYPRLRAMWSHLERIVGGAPTGIGTRGPGEQQLEIDRRIVQRKITALRREIEHDLGRKRREVAARNKDFFTVGLVGYTNAGKSTLFNTATDGNAYADDKLFATLSTRTRKWELGDGDTVMLSDTVGFVRDLPHHLVASFRATLEEAVHSDMLLIVLDVSHPRASQHLKTVMEVLDEIGANTQQRLLVLNKIDRLESNAELLILQKEFPDALPISARSGRGMDVLVERVREAMRGGMKTLDFSIDLTDGKAISFLESRAQVLERRWEDSKAYFKVRIGGRQLDQLWAMGTSARLQP is encoded by the coding sequence ATGGAAGAATCCGAACGATCCAGTTCCACCGTTGTACAAGAGCGCGCGATCCTCATCGCTTGCCTGTTACCCGGTCATCACGCGGACCCGCATGACCCGCTGGGTGAATTGCGCAGCCTCGCGGATACCGCAGGCGCGATCGTCGTCGATGAACTGATGCAGAACAAGCAGAAACCCGAGGCCAAGACCTTCATCGGTAAAGGTAAAGTCGTCGAAGTCGCTGAACTGGTCCGCGTCCACAAGGCGGATGTGGTTATTTTCGACAACGACCTGTCGCCCTCACAGATTGGCAATATCGAGGAAGTTACCAAGTGCAAAGTGATCGACCGAAGCGAACTGATCCTCGACATCTTCGCTGCTCGGGCGCGTACGCATGAGGCCAGACTCCAGGTGGAGCTGGCGCAACTGCAATACACTTACCCGCGTCTCCGCGCCATGTGGTCCCACCTTGAACGGATCGTCGGCGGCGCGCCGACGGGAATCGGTACCCGCGGCCCCGGCGAGCAGCAACTCGAAATCGACCGCCGAATCGTGCAGCGGAAAATCACCGCGCTCCGCCGCGAAATCGAACACGATCTGGGCCGCAAACGCCGCGAGGTTGCCGCTCGCAACAAAGATTTTTTTACGGTCGGACTGGTCGGTTACACCAATGCCGGCAAGAGCACGCTTTTCAACACGGCGACCGACGGCAATGCCTATGCCGATGACAAACTCTTCGCCACGCTCTCGACTCGAACCCGCAAATGGGAGCTGGGCGACGGCGATACCGTGATGCTCTCAGACACGGTTGGATTTGTCCGCGATCTGCCCCACCACCTCGTCGCCAGCTTTCGTGCGACTTTGGAAGAAGCGGTCCACAGCGACATGTTGCTGATCGTCCTCGATGTTTCCCACCCACGCGCCAGCCAGCATCTCAAAACCGTGATGGAAGTGCTCGACGAGATCGGCGCCAATACTCAGCAGCGGTTGCTCGTGCTCAACAAGATTGACCGGCTCGAAAGCAACGCAGAACTGCTGATTCTCCAGAAAGAGTTTCCCGACGCATTGCCGATCAGTGCCCGTTCCGGTCGCGGGATGGATGTTCTCGTCGAGCGGGTACGGGAAGCGATGCGCGGCGGGATGAAGACGCTGGACTTTTCCATCGACCTGACCGACGGCAAAGCAATCAGCTTCCTCGAATCCCGCGCCCAGGTGCTGGAGCGACGGTGGGAAGATTCAAAGGCGTACTTCAAGGTACGGATCGGCGGAAGGCAGCTCGACCAGCTCTGGGCGATGGGCACCAGCGCACGCCTGCAACCATAG
- the thiD gene encoding bifunctional hydroxymethylpyrimidine kinase/phosphomethylpyrimidine kinase has product MAERTTPGIRAALTIAGSDSSGGAGIQADLKVFSIMDVYGATAITAITAQNTTAVRKSLVLDPSLVEEQIDAVGGDLKIDATKVGMLGNAAVAETVAKAVNRLNLFPLVVDPVMIAKSGSKLIDDAAIAVITKKLLPLAAVTTPNRHEAARLLGSSDSISDVYGATTAAKEICRRFGARACIVKGIRKPDDQEGQAVDVFVFRDAQGQERVKEVSSPWRITDNTHGSGCTFSAAITAALALGQPLEEAVQTGKSVISEALRQNTGVGLGNGPVNHLAWAKVKK; this is encoded by the coding sequence GTGGCTGAACGTACCACCCCAGGCATCCGCGCCGCATTGACCATTGCCGGCAGTGATTCGTCAGGCGGCGCCGGCATCCAGGCTGATCTGAAGGTCTTTTCCATCATGGATGTTTACGGGGCGACGGCGATTACCGCCATCACCGCGCAGAACACCACCGCCGTCAGAAAATCCCTCGTCCTGGATCCATCGCTCGTCGAGGAGCAGATCGACGCGGTAGGCGGCGACCTCAAGATTGACGCGACCAAAGTTGGCATGCTCGGCAATGCTGCGGTGGCGGAAACGGTCGCCAAAGCCGTCAACCGGCTCAACCTCTTCCCACTGGTCGTCGATCCGGTGATGATCGCCAAAAGCGGCAGCAAACTCATCGACGATGCAGCCATCGCCGTGATAACCAAAAAACTTCTACCTCTGGCCGCGGTTACGACGCCGAATCGCCACGAAGCGGCACGACTGCTCGGATCATCCGACTCGATCAGCGATGTGTACGGTGCGACAACTGCTGCGAAGGAAATCTGCCGCCGATTCGGCGCGCGGGCCTGCATCGTCAAGGGCATCCGTAAACCGGACGATCAGGAAGGTCAGGCGGTGGATGTATTCGTCTTCCGTGATGCTCAGGGGCAGGAACGAGTCAAGGAAGTTTCCAGCCCATGGCGCATCACCGACAACACGCACGGCTCAGGGTGTACGTTCAGTGCTGCGATCACCGCTGCCCTGGCACTGGGTCAACCGCTCGAAGAAGCTGTGCAGACCGGCAAGAGCGTCATCAGCGAGGCTCTGCGGCAGAACACCGGCGTGGGGCTGGGTAACGGCCCGGTCAATCACCTCGCGTGGGCCAAGGTCAAGAAATAG